In Larimichthys crocea isolate SSNF chromosome VI, L_crocea_2.0, whole genome shotgun sequence, one genomic interval encodes:
- the slc32a1 gene encoding vesicular inhibitory amino acid transporter has translation MATLIRSKLSNKLSNAATAVSNKSQAKVSGMFAKMGFQAATDEEGLGFAACDDLDYDHRQGMQMDILTSDEMGGEGSGDGSALEGDSHYQRDGTGPPHSASKDGGPTNELSEVRPKITAWEAGWNVTNAIQGMFVLGLPYAILHGGYLGLFLIIFAAVVCCYTGKILIACLYEEDEDGQLVRVRDSYVDIANACCAPRFPSLGGHIVNVAQIIELVMTCILYVVVSGNLMYNSFPHMPISQKSWAIIATAALLPCAFLKNLKAVSKFSLLCTMAHFVINILVIAYCLSRARDWAWDKVKFYIDVKKFPISIGIIVFSYTSQIFLPSLEGNMQKPSEFHCMMNWTHIAACILKGLFALVAYLTWADDTKEVITDNLPSTIRAVVNLFLVAKALLSYPLPFFAAVEVLEKSFFQDGGRAHFPDCYGGDGRLKSWGLSLRCILVVFTLLMAIYVPHFALLMGLTGSLTGAGLCFLLPSLFHLKLLWRKLLWHQVFFDVAIFVIGGICSISGFIHSMEGLIEAFKYNIEE, from the exons atgGCGACGTTAATCAGAAGCAAGCTTTCTAATAAACTGTCAAATGCAGCCACCGCTGTCTCCAACAAATCCCAGGCGAAGGTGAGCGGGATGTTCGCCAAGATGGGGTTCCAGGCCGCCACCGACGAGGAGGGTCTGGGCTTCGCCGCCTGCGATGACCTGGACTACGACCACCGGCAAGGCATGCAGATGGACATCTTGACATCCGATGagatgggaggagagggaagtGGAGATGGAAGCGCGTTGGAGGGTGATAGCCACTACCAGAGGGACGGCACCGGACCACCACACTCAGCCTCAAAGGACGGAGGTCCGACGAACGAGTTGTCTGAAGTGAGACCAAAAATCACCGCATGGGAGGCGGGTTGGAACGTCACGAACGCAATCCAG GGGATGTTCGTTCTTGGGTTGCCCTACGCCATCCTGCACGGAGGATACCTCGGACTCTTTCTCATTATTTTCGCCGCCGTGGTATGCTGTTACACGGGGAAAATCCTCATTGCCTGCCTGTACGAGGAGGACGAAGACGGGCAGCTCGTCCGTGTGAGGGACTCCTATGTGGACATTGCCAACGCCTGCTGCGCGCCCAGATTCCCGTCTTTAGGTGGCCATATCGTGAATGTAGCCCAAATCATAGAGCTAGTGATGACTTGCATCCTGTATGTGGTGGTCAGTGGTAATCTCATGTACAACAGCTTCCCCCACATGCCAATATCCCAGAAGTCGTGGGCCATCATCGCCACCGCCGCTCTCCTCCCATGCGCCTTCCTCAAGAACCTGAAAGCCGTCTCCAAGTTCAGCTTGCTGTGCACAATGGCCCACTTTGTCATCAACATCCTGGTGATAGCGTACTGTCTCTCCAGGGCGAGGGACTGGGCCTGGGATAAGGTCAAGTTTTACATCGATGTCAAGAAATTCCCAATCTCCATTGGGATTATCGTGTTCAGCTACACCTCGCAGATCTTCCTACCATCACTGGAGGGGAACATGCAGAAACCGAGCGAGTTCCACTGCATGATGAACTGGACTCACATCGCTGCCTGCATCCTCAAGGGCCTGTTCGCCCTAGTGGCCTACTTGACCTGGGCTGATGACACCAAGGAGGTCATCACAGACAACCTGCCCTCAACCATCCGAGCTGTCGTCAACCTCTTCCTAGTAGCCAAAGCTTTGCTGTCGTATCCTCTGCCGTTTTTCGCCGCCGTCGAGGTATTAGAGAAATCATTTTTCCAGGATGGGGGACGTGCCCACTTTCCAGATTGCTACGGAGGGGATGGACGCCTAAAATCCTGGGGACTCTCCCTCCGATGCATCCTTGTTGTGTTCACTTTGCTCATGGCGATCTATGTGCCACATTTCGCCCTCCTTATGGGTCTCACTGGCAGCCTGACAGGTGCGGGCCTGTGCTTTCTGCTTCCCAGTCTCTTCCACCTCAAGCTTTTATGGAGAAAGCTGCTATGGCACCAGGTTTTCTTTGATGTCGCCATCTTTGTAATAGGAGGTATATGCAGCATATCTGGTTTCATCCACTCGATGGAGGGGCTCATAGAGGCTTTCAAATATAACATAGAAGAGTAG
- the aurka gene encoding aurora kinase A, with product MDSAAKLKLTKDMKLQRPEVKPNGDGPKRVPVSQQSQMAVVTPTQQSRVLGVSNGPQRIQRPMSHQKPVSHVSATVKSTHHTDQNVNPANQKRNPATQKSNPAPQPKPTSLQQNQPKTNVPKVNPEPAKPPSESAKPEKPQNKSAKNDSANASASNKRWSLENFDIGRPLGKGKFGNVYLARERQSKFILALKVLFKKQLEKAGVEHQLRREVEIQSHLRHPNILRLYGYFHDQSRVYLILEFAPRGELYGELQRCGNFPEDRSATYIMELADALNYCHSKKVIHRDIKPENLLLGSNGELKIADFGWSVHTPSSRRSTLCGTLDYLPPEMIEGKTHDEKVDLWSLGVLCYEFLVGKPPFEAKTHEETYRRISRVEYTYPAQANISAGAKDLVAKLLKHNPMHRLPIQGVLSHPWVVECSTKKPTTMNNTEPSQ from the exons atggacTCTGCTGCCAAACTCAAGCTGACAAAGGACATGAAGCTCCAAAGGCCCGAAGTGAAG CCAAATGGTGACGGGCCAAAGCGGGTTCCTGTGTCCCAACAGTCGCAGATGGCTGTGGTTACACCAACTCAGCAGTCGCGTGTCCTTGGTGTGTCAAATGGACCTCAGCGTATTCAGCGGCCCATGAGCCATCAGAAACCAGTGTCTCATGTCTCTGCTACTGTCAAGTCCACACACCACACTGATCAGAATGTGAACCCTGCTAATCAGAAAAGAAATCCTGCGACTCAAAAAAGCAATCCTGCACCGCAGCCCAAACCTACTTCGCTGCAACAAAACCAGCCAAAGACAAATGTGCCCAAGGTGAACCCAGAGCCTGCCAAACCACCATCAGAATCTGCAAAGCCGGAGAAGCCACAGA ACAAATCTGCCAAGAATGATTCTGCAAACGCCTCTGCATCAAA CAAGCGATGGAGCCTGGAGAATTTTGACATTGGCCGTCCTTTAGGAAAGGGTAAATTTGGCAATGTCTACCTGGCCAGAGAGCGACAGAGCAAGTTCATCTTGGCACTGAAAGTGCTCTTCAAGAAGCAGCTGGAGAAGGCCGGAGTGGAGCATCAACTGAGGAGAGAAGTGGAGATCCAGTCTCACCTCAG GCACCCAAATATCCTGCGTCTCTACGGTTACTTCCATGACCAATCTCGTGTGTATCTCATCCTTGAGTTCGCACCCAGGGGTGAACTGTACGGCGAGCTGCAGCGCTGTGGAAATTTTCCAGAGGATAGGAGTGCCACA TACATCATGGAGCTGGCAGATGCCCTCAACTATTGCCACTCCAAGAAGGTGATCCACAGGGACATCAAACCAGAGAACCTGTTGCTCGGGTCCAACGGGGAGCTGAAGATTGCAGACTTTGGCTGGTCTGTTCACACACCCTCCTCCAG GAGATCCACGCTGTGTGGAACACTGGACTACTTGCCTCCGGAGATGATTGAGGGAAAAACTCACGATGAAAAGGTGGACCTGTGGAGTCTCGGCGTCCTTTGCTACGAGTTCCTTGTTGGAAAACCACCCTTTGAAGCAAAAACTCACGAGGAGACCTACCGCAGGATATCGAGG GTGGAGTACACTTACCCTGCACAGGCTAACATCAGTGCTGGAGCCAAAGATTTGGTCGCTAAGCTGCTGAAGCACAACCCTATGCACAGACTGCCCATCCAGGGAGTCCTGTCCCACCCCTGGGTGGTTGAGTGCTCCACCAAGAAACCCACAACCATGAACAACACAGAGCCCAGCCAATGA